The Pseudomonadota bacterium genome has a segment encoding these proteins:
- a CDS encoding CmcJ/NvfI family oxidoreductase: protein MSLAQVSPISHFDHQIRPAQTVVANRTVEGELVFLDPNSPEPVSIYRNGVDGFERTGTYQNVRLPIRDMRAIDPTLDVEGFALREVPTAVTDFLDEDQIRDVYNDEIERLIKAETGATNVVIFDHTVRIETEDNEAAGHRTPVKMVHNDYTEKSGPQRVRDLLPADEAEAWLAGRFAQINVWRPLRGPVRSKPLALADAQSVLPSDLVAVDLVYPDRVGEIYHTTYSPGQRWFYAPEMTANEVLLIKGYDSAHDGRARFSPHTAFDLADRNAPPRESIEVRAIVSFAT from the coding sequence ATGAGCCTGGCCCAGGTCAGCCCGATTTCCCACTTTGATCACCAGATCCGCCCCGCGCAGACGGTGGTAGCGAACCGGACCGTCGAAGGCGAACTGGTCTTCCTCGATCCCAACAGCCCCGAGCCGGTGAGCATCTACCGCAATGGCGTCGACGGTTTCGAACGGACGGGAACCTATCAGAACGTGCGCCTGCCAATCCGTGACATGCGCGCAATCGACCCGACCCTGGATGTCGAAGGTTTCGCGCTGCGCGAGGTGCCGACGGCGGTAACCGACTTCCTGGATGAAGACCAGATTCGCGACGTCTACAACGACGAGATCGAGCGCCTGATCAAGGCGGAGACCGGTGCGACAAATGTCGTCATCTTCGACCACACGGTCCGCATCGAAACAGAGGACAATGAGGCGGCCGGTCACCGCACGCCGGTCAAGATGGTGCACAACGACTACACCGAAAAGTCGGGGCCCCAGCGCGTGCGCGATCTGTTGCCGGCCGACGAAGCCGAAGCCTGGCTTGCCGGCCGCTTTGCCCAGATCAACGTGTGGCGGCCGTTGCGCGGACCCGTGCGGTCCAAGCCGCTCGCCCTGGCCGACGCGCAGTCGGTCTTGCCTAGCGATCTCGTGGCTGTTGATCTGGTCTATCCCGATCGCGTCGGCGAGATCTATCACACCACGTACAGCCCAGGGCAACGCTGGTTCTACGCACCCGAGATGACGGCCAATGAGGTGCTGCTGATCAAGGGCTACGACTCAGCCCATGACGGCCGCGCCCGGTTCTCGCCGCACACGGCTTTTGATTTGGCCGATCGCAACGCGCCGCCGCGCGAAAGTATCGAGGTCCGTGCCATAGTGTCGTTCGCGACCTAA
- the pdxA gene encoding 4-hydroxythreonine-4-phosphate dehydrogenase PdxA, which translates to APINKESLKLAGVPYPGHTEMLADHSGASDYAMMLFNNELRVILVTIHVSLRDAIDMLTIEKELTTIRLADQAARDLGVAKPRVAVAGLNPHAGENGQFGSEDDAIIAPAVQMARDEGIDCSGPWPGDTVFMQARQGRFDIVVAQYHDQGLIPVKYLGIDEGVNVTVGLPFVRASVDHGTAFDIAGTGKADHRSMRVAIEQAAQMAGVRAV; encoded by the coding sequence GCGCCCATCAACAAGGAGTCGTTGAAGCTGGCCGGTGTGCCCTATCCCGGTCATACGGAGATGCTGGCCGACCATTCAGGCGCCAGCGACTACGCGATGATGCTGTTCAACAACGAGCTGCGCGTCATCCTCGTCACCATTCACGTGTCGTTGCGCGACGCCATCGACATGCTGACGATTGAGAAGGAACTCACGACCATTCGGCTGGCCGATCAGGCGGCGCGCGATCTTGGCGTTGCGAAGCCACGTGTCGCCGTCGCCGGCTTGAATCCCCATGCTGGCGAGAACGGCCAGTTCGGTTCCGAGGACGATGCCATCATCGCGCCCGCCGTTCAGATGGCGCGCGACGAAGGGATCGACTGCAGCGGGCCGTGGCCGGGCGACACGGTTTTCATGCAGGCCCGCCAGGGGCGCTTCGACATCGTCGTCGCCCAGTACCACGACCAGGGGCTGATCCCGGTCAAGTATCTGGGGATCGACGAGGGTGTGAACGTGACCGTCGGGTTGCCGTTTGTCAGGGCGAGCGTTGACCACGGGACCGCGTTCGACATCGCGGGAACCGGCAAGGCCGACCACCGCAGCATGCGGGTCGCCATTGAGCAGGCGGCTCAAATGGCCGGGGTGCGGGCCGTCTGA